GTTATCTCCTGCAAAGCTATCTGATCAGCGTAAAAACTGCGAACAGTAAAAGGTATGTTGCCATGACAACCATGCGCAGATGGATTTGGATTTAGAAAATATCAATGATAAGGTTTAAACAATGCCCAAGCTTTGACAGTCTGCATAAATATCATTTTTATGCATTGGACAGAGATGAAGAGGCAAAAGTATTtccattttaaaaaatgttgttaCACAAGAAACAGAAATACCTTTTTCAATCTTATTTGAACTTCCACTTCCCTTTAGTTGACAGCGGTAATCTTGCTCAAATCTATCCAAGGCATGTAACTCATGATATAAATCCTGGAAAAAGAAGGTCAAAACCAGATAATCTATTTGCTCAAATGATATCTTGAGAGTAGAGAACAATGCTTACAGTTGTACGTTGAACAAGAGCCATCAGCTTTTGCATCTCCATTGTGGCTGTTTCTTTCAGCTGCTTCTGGGGTACACTTTCTGATTCTAGTCTGGACACCAAGGGGATAAATATCATTCAAGTCAAACAACATGTATGACCCTATGCTGCTCGTCAAAGCAGGAAGTTTCTTACTTTACAAAATAGCGGTCCAGATTATGCCATTGAGGATTTTTACAACGGTTGCCAAACCTGACAATCTCTTGCGAAAATACTTTCAGCTCTTCCCTGGAAACATTAGACAGGGTTCACAAAACAGTCACAGTAAGAGTAACCAGAAAGTCAGTCACAGTGGCCACTGAGGACAAATGTACAATCTACCTTCTGTCATTAGCTACAATCCGCATCAACTCGCCCATGTCACTGGAAATCAAATTCTGCACGCCTTCAGAAGGAAGCACCACCTGTTTGAAGTATGTGACAGAGTCTTCCGAGAGAGATTGCATAACACTTGCGCCTTTCAGTATTGTGTTAGCAACCTCAAAAGCTAGAATTGATATCTGAGTCCCTTTGGTCGTCCTAGAAATAAAACCACCATCCGGGCTTAAGGTTGTCATCAGGCAGCCTAGTGTGTCTAGAATTTCCACTGCTCTCCCATACCCGGCCATGCCGGCTGCGCCAAGCCCTGAACCTGTTCTAGAAACCTGCTAACAAAGGCGAAGCATTTCAGGACATACTACATTTGAATAATGTGATTAAACTAAACGTTATACGAGCTAGGCGCAAGTCGTTCTCCTGCATTAGGAAAAATCTGCACAATTCAATCTTTTTTCTAAGATTTAACTCTAATCATTTGAGTGTATCCTAAGGTCATTCCAATTACGAACATAGCTGAATAAACAGAAAAAATTACTGTGTGGTAACATTTATGAATTCAGCTAAAAATGGCTctgcgaaagaaaagaaaaacattcCGTGCTTATGTACCACTTGCCTTGCTTGTTCCATTGTTTCCAGATGTGTCTTTCGTCGACTGAGATGCCGCCATTTTCCCAGACACAGATGTCTCCGCTGATGTTGATTCGTGCAGCTTACTACTTCCGGAAATAAAGAAGCCATCATCCTTGGGGGACAAGATAAAGGATCGGCTCGTCGACTCCATATTATCTCTGACTTTAGCTTCCCAAACACAGCTGACCTCCTGTTTGTGTGCAAGGTCTATTGAGTCAGGTAACTCGGTGATACCGCCCGCTGGATCATCGAACTCAACATCGGCGACGCCAATACTCCTTCTTGATTTCAACACTGCAAAAGAACAGACGTCACACATGAACAAGCTGTTTTCAGTAGCTAGTCTACTCCTACCTAGTAAGACACTGCAAAGCACCAGCAACGAATTACGAAGAGGCGGTAGACATACTGTAGCAACCGTTGCAGTCCATCCACGGGAAGCCCGTGCCCACAACCGCAAGCACGGCATGGAGGGACGCTGCTCCGGCGAGACCGGCAGACGCCGCCCGCTCGCTGAAGAAAGCGTGAATTCTCCGGATTTCCGCTCCAGCCCCGGCGGCGTGCGgaaggtgctcgacgaaatgcgcGAGTCAACGGGGGCGGGAAAAGGAGAGCCTCTCCCCAGCAAGAAACCAAAGAGAGCTCGCAAGGACGACCAGACTAAACAAGTGAGAGATCGAGAGGGGAAGGCGAGCTCGGCGGAAGCTCGGGGATGTagctgggaggggaggggaggggagcatGGGGGACGGGAGGCGCGGCTTTTTCAGGCCGGATTTGTTTTTGCTCGCCGCGGCAAACGAGACATGGGAGACGCAGACAGGCCACCGTTTCTGCCACAAAAGAATTGGGCGAGACGAAGGCGAGAGTCAGCGCTCTGACCCCgtcgctctctcttgagcgggcgCCCGTGCGCGCCTCGGGATCTCCGTATGGTCTGATCGGTCCATCGATCGATCGCCGGACGCGGCCGGCACGAGGATGCGATCCTGCGGTGCGGTGGTTGGGGCTGGCCTTGCCTGCCGGCCGGCCCCGGGTAGCGTCCGAATGTGGATCGCTTCCCTGCTCACCGGCTGTCTGCCTGCTCATGGTTCTTCCAAGTGCCGGGCACGTTCGTGCACAATATTGTTTTCTTCTGGCAGACTATTCGTTCACGTTGAGAAAAGGAGCATGTGCGAGATGTTTATTCCGGTCTTTTCTCACAATTTATCCACTTTATTTTGGGCAATCCAATTCGGCTcttgggagcatatgctcctgccCATCAAAAATGTTTTTCTTTCAAATgtcaattttttttgaagaaaaatagATGTGAACATTGTCACACCAAAACGCTACATACAAATTTTAGGAGGAAAGCTTAAGTTTTTTTATCTGTGCAAAAAATAGCAAGTCAAACGGCAAATGTTACacttctttttgtttttttcacCAAAAGCACTGTCATCCCGTTTCGCATGAAAATTGACAAGCACACTTGTTACACTAACAAGAATATCTaggaaaaatttcagaatttttaaattttatttactatttgttttgaatttactattcaatAGGAAGCATATGCACCCAAGAGCCAAAACGTCTTTATTTTGGGAAAATATACTTTTGTCCAGCCGGGCAATCAAACGTGAAACATTCGCCACGTCGTCCGCGCCACATGCCATTTGCAATGTGGCCCTTATCAGCGACGAACACAGAAATAAAATGGAGGATGTGCATGCTAAATTTTATTTTCTACCTTTTTTGAGGTGATTTTATTTTCTACCTAATCCAAGGGTCATACAATGTATGACAAAAGAATAATATAAACATAGCTCAGTATGAAGTCTCAGAACATTCTAGTTCAATGTTAAGCAATGACATCAATTGTATATGAGCACGAAGAAATTCCACAATTCAATTGCATTAATCAATTCTAACCTATAAGGTTCCTAGCCAACTTGGCTTCATGAGGCTCCCTTGCGATTGGGCTTCGTTGGCCGTTGGATCGCGGTGAAACTTGTCTTCATGGTATATATATACACTAAGCAGTAAGCAATGGTATCGGTTCTACCTTGTTGTCTTGCGGAAGTGGTGATGGACTGATGCCTCGGGGGTTGGGGATGCAGCTCGCCGATGATGTGATGACTGCCTGACGGCCTGAGTCTAGTGAAGAGCAACTGAGCCCGATGCATTGAGTGACGGAGCGTGTCTCCCGGTCCCGAACCGAGTGACTTGGCCAGTGGCGCCCTGGCAGGTCGATGCGCTGCTGGAGCTCGCAACAAGGTGAgggagtgacggtgtcctggactagggggtgctaaCCACGTCGGCCTGCCAGTCATGGGCCGGGCCGAAGACCCCCAGGCAACCAGAGAATGGGCCATGTTTACCACGACCCATGGCGTACTAAAGATGGAATCGTCTAAAGACTAGGCGCACACTTCAAGACATATTCAAATCATTGGCAAGCTTATCCCTAGATGTAACCGACCTACATATAACCCTAGGTACCCCCAGTCTCTATATAAGTCgaggggtttagtccatagggtaGAGCTTAGAGACATtcacatacgatctcgaggtagattatCGTGTAATTTGAACCCCATCACATTAAATACAAtcaaagcaagacgtagggttttacctcttcgagagggcctgaacgtgggtaaacatcgcgtccctcTTCTGTCCTATTACTATCAAGCTAAGATCCACAACTcgagaccccctactcgagatccgtcaGATTCAACATCGACATGCATGGCCCATATAGGTCCCGTTGTGTGGTCAAAGCAACTCGATGGGCCATCTTCGGATCGATGACAACATTGGCTGTGGGAAGACCTTCTTCCCCGGGCAAATTTTTGTCTTCGGCAGCATCACACTCTATGCCGATGCGACTGGCCACCTCACCAGATCAAGAATTTCGCTCTAGGTCAGACCATCAGGTTTGGAAACATGGAATACACTTCGGATACCCATGGCTAACTCGCATTCTTGGGTTGGGTGTAAAACCAATCCGAGGACATCACCGACGCCGTCAAGTCGATCTCGGATTCAATGTTGGAATAGGACCATGACGCTGGTCACACATCGGATCTTCCTTCAAGCTCAAAGCAGAACACTGCCTCGTTGGATTAACGTGAAGTTTGGCC
The window above is part of the Triticum aestivum cultivar Chinese Spring chromosome 2A, IWGSC CS RefSeq v2.1, whole genome shotgun sequence genome. Proteins encoded here:
- the LOC123189242 gene encoding protein PSK SIMULATOR 1 isoform X2 gives rise to the protein MDCNGCYMLKSRRSIGVADVEFDDPAGGITELPDSIDLAHKQEVSCVWEAKVRDNMESTSRSFILSPKDDGFFISGSSKLHESTSAETSVSGKMAASQSTKDTSGNNGTSKVSRTGSGLGAAGMAGYGRAVEILDTLGCLMTTLSPDGGFISRTTKGTQISILAFEVANTILKGASVMQSLSEDSVTYFKQVVLPSEGVQNLISSDMGELMRIVANDRREELKVFSQEIVRFGNRCKNPQWHNLDRYFVKLESESVPQKQLKETATMEMQKLMALVQRTTDLYHELHALDRFEQDYRCQLKGSGSSNKIEKGDNIQVVKLELKTQRSYVKNLKKRSLWSKTLEQVVEKLVDIVQYLHVEINVSYGTYDGGELSSAVNCQRLGPAGLALHYANTIIQIYGILTIDQIRVMMERTLKWLVPMAINTTCARGFLRFSEWAKSGTERVGRGPGRPDVIETLYHADKARTEAYILELVVWLHHLVSLSNRTANVKKAQSM
- the LOC123189242 gene encoding protein PSK SIMULATOR 1 isoform X1 translates to MDCNGCYMLKSRRSIGVADVEFDDPAGGITELPDSIDLAHKQEVSCVWEAKVRDNMESTSRSFILSPKDDGFFISGSSKLHESTSAETSVSGKMAASQSTKDTSGNNGTSKVSRTGSGLGAAGMAGYGRAVEILDTLGCLMTTLSPDGGFISRTTKGTQISILAFEVANTILKGASVMQSLSEDSVTYFKQVVLPSEGVQNLISSDMGELMRIVANDRREELKVFSQEIVRFGNRCKNPQWHNLDRYFVKLESESVPQKQLKETATMEMQKLMALVQRTTDLYHELHALDRFEQDYRCQLKGSGSSNKIEKGDNIQVVKLELKTQRSYVKNLKKRSLWSKTLEQVVEKLVDIVQYLHVEINVSYGTYDGGELSSAVNCQRLGPAGLALHYANTIIQIYGIVSRSGYVPANSRDALYQGLPPRVRLALPNKLRISSMPRELTIDQIRVMMERTLKWLVPMAINTTCARGFLRFSEWAKSGTERVGRGPGRPDVIETLYHADKARTEAYILELVVWLHHLVSLSNRTANVKKAQSM